A window of the Salmo trutta chromosome 25, fSalTru1.1, whole genome shotgun sequence genome harbors these coding sequences:
- the LOC115161939 gene encoding zinc finger protein 345 isoform X2 encodes MTHTGERPYQCGQCEKSFKMKANLKEHLLLHEVKMSHRCPDCDQRFSAEETLKEHMQLHKGEKPFHCLQCEKRYSTSDELKEHMMSHTEEKINLVSENRSPSSRNVGEQCQETAHTVDKPDLGSDYGTDFAQQDKLVKHQQAHTGESPTHTAEKPTHTEKKTHYCPECGKKYHSTSHFKEHLRSHTGDRPYQCSQCDKTFTKQIHLKRHMYSHTGEKLYHCGDCNLYFLNEIEYKRHKHIGEKPHHCSVCSVRFSLLEDLKAHERIHTGENPHHCSDCGQNFATAGCLKKHKLLHSGEKPFHCPQCGKKYTRADQLKDHMKIHSEEKPYECPVCGKKFHDSRQLKVHQRAVHAASSYICSDCGKSFGLLGNLNAHQRTHTGEKPHQCPVCEKRYTKRSHLKEHMRIHTGEKPYQCSQCEKSFTTQTGLNHHLYTHTGEKPRHHCPDCNESFTSWIPFKRHKQQHTGEKPHLCSNCGLSFLIEEDLKAHERIHTGEKPHHCPDCEKSFSSAGNLKKHKRLHTGEKPFHCERCDEKFTRSDRLKVHMMSHTGEKPFQCPECDKSYNNSTQLKNHQRIIHRGEKPYLCSDCGKSFGKLGNLTEHQRTHTGEKPHVCPECGKQFAHAKHLKRHQREHTGEKPYQCPDCEKCFSRVDYLKTHQVTHKPPHMRSTVDKPYGCSDCGKRFGQISGLRAHQKIHTGETPYDCTAYGKSFVNL; translated from the coding sequence ATGACGCATACTGGGGAGCGGCCTTACCAATGTGGtcaatgtgagaagagttttAAAATGAAGGCAAATCTTAAAGAGCACCTGTTATTACATGAGGTAAAGATGTCTCACCGCTGTCCTGACTGTGATCAAAGGTTCTCCGCTGAGGAAACTTTAAAGGAACACATGCAGTTACACAAAGGAGAGAAACCTTTCCACTGTCTGCAATGTGAGAAGAGGTACAGTACTTCAGATGAGTTGAAAGAACATATGATGTCTCATACTGAAGAGAAGATTAATTTAGTTTCTGAGAATAGATCGCCAAGTTCCAGAAATGTAGGAGAACAATGTCAGGAAACGGCCCATACTGTTGACAAACCTGACCTCGGCTCTGACTACGGAACAGATTTTGCTCAACAAGACAAGCTGGTAAAACACCAGCAAGCACACACTGGGGAAAGCCCAACACACACTGCCGAAAAGCCAACGCACACTGAGAAAAAGACTCACTACTGCCCCGAATGTGGAAAAAAATACCATAGCACTTCACACTTCAAAGAACACCTGCGTTCACACACTGGTGACCGACCTTACCAGTGTTCTCAGTGTGATAAGACTTTCACAAAACAAATACATCTTAAGCGACATATGTActcacacactggagagaaactaTACCATTGTGGAGATTGCAATTTATATTTCCTTAATGAAATCGAATATAAGAGACACAAGCACATTGGAGAGAAGCCTCACCACTGCTCTGTCTGTAGTGTTCGTTTCTCTTTATTAGAAGATCTAAAAGCACATGAAaggattcacacaggagagaatcctCACCACTGCTCTGACTGCGGGCAAAATTTTGCTACAGCGGGATGTTTAAAAAAACACAAGCTGTTGCAttcaggagagaaacctttccaCTGCCCACAGTGTGGTAAGAAGTACACCAGAGCGGACCAGTTAAAAGATCATATGAAGATACATTCTGAAGAGAAGCCTTATGAATGCCCGGTTTGTGGAAAGAAATTCCATGATTCTAGGCAATTAAAAGTTCACCAGAGAGCAGTGCATGCAGCATCTTCTTACAtatgctctgactgtggaaagagctTTGGTCTACTGGGCAACCTTAATGCCCACCAGCGAACGCATACTGGGGAAAAGCCTCACCAGTGCCCCGTCTGCGAAAAGAGGTACACAAAACGATCACATCTTAAAGAACACATGCGTATACACACTGGTGAGAAACCTTACCAGTGCTCTCAGTGTGAGAAGAGTTTCACAACACAAACAGGTCTTAATcatcacctgtacacacacactggagagaagccccGCCACCACTGTCCAGACTGTAATGAAAGTTTTACGTCTTGGATACCCTTTAAGagacataaacaacaacataccGGAGAGAAGCCTCACCTCTGCTCTAACTGTGGTCTTAGTTTCCTCATAGAAGAGGACTTAAAAGCACATGAAAggattcacactggagagaagcctcaccACTGCCCTGACTGTGAAAAAAGTTTCTCTTCAGCAGGTAATTTGAAAAAACACAAGAGGTTACATACGGGAGAGAAACCTTTCCACTGCGAGCGTTGTGATGAGAAATTTACAAGATCAGATCGGTTGAAAGTTCATATGATgtcacatacaggagagaaacctttccaATGTCCTGAATGTGATAAAAGCTACAATAATTCGACCCAATTGAAAAATCATCAGAGAATAATACACAGGGGAGAAAAACCGTACCTTTGCTCCGACTGTGGAAAGAGCTTTGGCAAACTAGGTAACCTTACAgaacaccagcgaacacacactggGGAAAAGCCTCATGTCTGCCCTGAGTGTGGGAAGCAGTTTGCCCACGCAAAACACTTAAAGAGACATCAGCGGGAACATACGGGAGAAAAACCGTATCAATGCCCTGACTGTGAGAAATGTTTCTCCCGGGTAGATTATCTAAaaacacaccaggtaacacacaaGCCTCCTCACATGCGCTCTACTGTAGATAAACCCTatggctgctctgactgtgggaagcgTTTCGGGCAGATCTCTGGCCTTAGAGCACATCAgaaaatacacactggagagactcCTTATGACTGTACTGCGTATGGAAAGAGTTTTGTAAACCTGTAA